CCGGCTTCGTATAGGTATGAAACTGGATGCAGACCCCACGGTGCTTTACGCCCACGGGCGCCTGGACGGCCAGTTGACCTATGCAGACCTGGAAATCGACTCACCCTATAACACTTACCTATACGCCGGCCTCCCGCCAGGCCCCATAGCCGCGCCAGGAGAGGCATCCATCCGGGCAGCGCTCTTCCCTGAGGACATAGACTACTTATACTTCGTGTCCCGGAACGACGGCACCCACGTGTTCAGCAGGACCTACGCTGAGCATCTCCAGAACAAGGCCCAGTATCAACCAGGGGGATAGTACTTGATGGGACTCGACAGCCTGGTGGCACCTGCAATGGGCATCAAGGAGGCCTTGGCTGTTCTCTGGGTGGCGGCGATGCCCGTGATGGAACTGCGGGCGGCCATACCCTTGGCCTTCTCCTTGGGCTTCAGGCCGGTTGAGGCCTATCTCCTGGGTGTGCTCGGAAGCCTGCTGCCAGTGCCGGTGCTCCTCCTCTTGCTCAGGCCTGCCGTAGCCTACCTCAAGACCAAGAGCCGCTTTCGCAGGGTCGTGAGGTACCTCTACGGGAGGGCAAAGGGCCTCCAGGGGTTCCTTGACCGCTACGGTCTAGTGGGGCTTTGCATCTTCGTGGCGGTGCCCCTGCCATCCACTGGTGCCTGGACGGGTGCCCTCGCCGCGTCCCTCCTGGGCATGCGCCTGGGGTCCTCCATGTTGGCCATCGCTGCTGGCACTGCCATCGCCGGCGCCATAGTCACACTACTATCCTGGTATGCCTTCACAGTGCCCTGAGAATATCCGGCCCTGCCCCGGCCAATAATATCCAGGAACACCGAGGTCGGGGGAGATGTGGGTGGCCAGGTCCAGGATCGCCATTACCCTATCCATTGTGGTGCTGCTCTACGCCTTCCTGGGATCCAGGCTCTACGGCTGGCAGGTCACCCTGGGCGGCGCCCTCCGCGAGATGGCCGTCTCACAGCGCAGGGTTACCCTCCCCGTGCAAGCCTCGAGGGGCAGGGTCCTCGGGAGGAACGGGTTTGACCTGAGCTGCCCGGAACAGGGATGGGCCCTCATGATATTCCCTGGGGGTCTCACTGACCCGGATCGCTTTGCCAGGGACCACGCTGCCCGCCTTGGCCTCAAGATCTCTGACCTCTCTGATAGTCTCACGGCCACACTGAGCCCGTTCGTGCTGGCCAGGGGACTCGAACACCAGGAGGCAATGGCCATGGTTTCCGGACAGTGGCGCGGAGCCCTGGCGGTTCCAGTGGGCCAGCGCTACGGGAGGCTCTCCATGGCCAGGCACCTGGTGGGGCATGTGCGGTCCTCCGACGGGAAGGGAGCGGCTGGTGTTGAGGCCAGCCTTGACCGGTACCTGGACACCACCGGGGCCACCACCATCACCGTCTCGGTAGATGCCAACCATGGCTTGATACCAGGGCTGGGCTTCTCCCTGGATGAAGCAGCCGCACCCGTCACCGACGTTGTGCTAACCATTGACGAGGGTTTCCAGAGGGTAGTGGAAACGGCAATGGACAGGGCCGTTAAGAAGGGTGCCGTGGTGATCCTGGACGTGGCCACGGGAGAGGTTCTTGCCCTAGCCTCCCGGCCTAACTACCGCCAGGACGAGGTTTCCGCCTGCCTGGGTGTTCCTGGGGCTCCCCTGGTAAACAGGGCCGTGAGCGCATTTGCGCCAGGTTCAGTCTTCAAGGTAGTGGTGGCGGCGGCAGCCCTGGAGGGGGGGCTGGGCCCTGCCAGGTACCTGTGCAATGGCGAGGTCGATGTGGATGGATTGGTTTTCGGCTGCTACCTGAGGAACGAGGGGGGACACGGTGAGATCGACCTCACTGAGGCCTTGGCCCAGTCCTGCAACGTTGCCTTCATCAAGATGGCTTCCCTGATGGAGCCCGGAGGCTTGCCAGGATACAGCGCAGGCCTGGGCATAGGACAAGGAGGGTTCCTGGGTGTCCCGGAGGAGACCTCGGGCTCCCTCCCCAATCTCTATGACCTGGGACCCAGGGGGCTTGCGAACTTCGCCATAGGCCAGGGGCAGCTCCTGGTGACTCCACTGGAAATGGCCAGGGTGGTGGCGGCGGTGGCCAATGATGGCTTGATGGTGGAGCCCTGGCTGGTGCTGGAGATAAGGGCACAGGACGGAGAAACACTCTACCGGGGGGCTCCTCCCAGGGCGGAACAGGTTATGAGCCCCCAGACTGCGGCCCACCTTCGGGTCGCCTTGGGGGTGGCCACCACGCAAGGAACAGGCAGGAGGGCATTTGTTGAGGGGGCCGGGGCTGCCGGGAAGACCGGCACCGCCGAGACCGGCCGCAGGGATGCCTCGGGTGAGAGCGCGGCCCACGCTTGGTTTGTTGGCTACTTCCCTATGGATGAACCCCGCTACTCCGTGGCGGTCCTCGTTGAAGAAGGCATGTCCGGGCCGCTGGTGGCGGCACCGGTGTTCCGCGAGATAGCCCAAGGCATAATGGCCCTCAGGTCTCCCCGAGGCTTGGCTGCCTGGCCTGGGCCCGGGTGTTCCCAGGAAATACCGGTGCTGGCCGTGCACAGTCTGGCCCAGAGGTGAATAGCATGATAGCTGATTCCAACGGGGAGGTGTCACCTTTGGAGCTCATGGCACTCGTGGCCGGTATCATTCAGGCATGGCGGTTCTTTATGGGTAGCCTGGCCAATTCCCGCAGTTTTCAGCAGCCCCTGTCGGACAACGAGGAAGCGGTGTGCCTTGCCCAGATGAGGGCGGGCAGCACCGCTGCCAAGAACACTCTGGTGGAAAGGAACCTCAGGCTGGTAGCACACCTCGTCAAGAAGTTCGACAACACCGGTCAGGACACTGACGATCTCATATCCATAGGTACCATAGGCCTCATCAAGGCCATCAACACCTTTAATCCCGACAAGGGAACCCGTCTTGCAACATATGCCGCACGGTGCATTGAAAACGAGGCCTCCATGACCTAAGGGCAGCGGCAGGTTCTGGAAGGCCCTCGTAAGACACCCACTCCCCCAGCCACATAGGGACGGGCTCCGCCCGCATAGACCTTTACTGGTGAAGGGCGGTGGGAGCATGGCTGGGTACCGTGAGCCTGTACACTGGGAGGTTGAGGTGCGGTCGGTAGGGGGCCCCGAGGAGAGCGAGGAGGCGAAGACCCGGGCACTGGAGGTTCTCCTCCAGTGGTACCTGAATCGCAGGGAGGCGGGCATGCACCAGCGGGGTTCCGGAGGGGATTACCATGAATGCTGCCATCTACCTTAGGGTATCCTCCGACGAGCAGGCGGAACACGGTCACAGCCTTGCCTTCCAGCGGGAGGAGTGCGTCCGGAGAGCTCGGGAACTCGGGGCCACGGGAGTCGAGGTCTACTCAGATGAAGGGGTGTCCGGGGCCGTGCTCGCCAGGCCTGGTCTGGATGCCTTGAGATCCAGGGTGAGAGGCCATGGCGTCCAGGCTGTTGTGGTATGGGACCCGGACCGCCTGGCCAGGCGGCTCACTCACCAGCTGTTCCTCACTGAGGAAATCGAGGCCCATTGCTGCCTCGTATTTGTGAACCTGAAAAGGGATGACTCCCCAGAAGGGCAGCTCTTCTACCAGCTGAGGGGGGCCATTTCCCAGTATGAGAGGGAGAAAATCCGGGAAAGGACCTCGGCCGGCAGGCGACAGAAGGCCCGGTCAGGGAAGCTGCCATTTGCCATGGAGCCATACGGGTACCGTTACGACCCTGGCCGCTCGAACCTAGAGGTGGTAGAGGCTGAGGCCAGGGTTGTTCAGCGCTTATTCCGGGACTACGTTTTTTTCCAAGGAGGCTTCAGTCATCTCGCCCGGTGCCTCACGGAGGAGGGGATGCCCACTCGCAGGGGGGCCCAGGCATGGCACAGGCAAACGATCAAGCAAATACTCATGAACCCGGTCTACCGTGGGGTGTACTATGCCAACCGCCGGGACATGAGCGGCGTTAGCCTGAACAAGTATAGGGAAGAGGGAAAGACCTGGGGGAGACTACGTCCCCAGGGGGACTGGATACCCGTGGAGGTCCCCGCCATCGTCAGTCAAGACCTGTGGCAAGAGGCCCAGGAGACCATGGAGAGGTCCAGGAGGCTTCGCCACAGGAGTGACTACCTCCTCTCTGGCCTCTTGAAGTGCGGGGCCTGCGGGGGTCCCATGGTAGGCACCCGGCTGAGTGTCTGGGGTAAGAGGGTCAGGCACTACACCTGCAGGAGGTCATCTTCAGCGAAAGGGTTGGCTTGCCAGAGGTCTGTCAAGGCCGAGGCCCTGGAGCAGGCTGTCTGGTCCAGGGTCACTCCCTGGCTGGGGGACAGGTGCTTACTGGAGAGGCACCTCCTCCGGCTTAGGCAGACCCCGGGTAGACACGGGCGTGAAAGAGCCGGCATGGAGCTGGAGAGGGTGCAAAGGTCACGCAAACAGATCCTTCTGGCCATGGAGCTGGGGTTGGCCGCGGGGGCCGACGCCCTTAGCTCCCTAGAGAGACTGAAGGAGAGGGAAGGGGCTTTGCTCCAGGGGGAGCCTCGCGCCACACCGGGCCCTGGCGAGGAGATCGAAGGCGTCTTGTCTGTCCTGGAGGCGGGGTTACCCTTGGAGGTGAAGAGGGCCATCGTTAGGTGCCTGGTGGCAGGGATCGAGGTTGGAGAGAGGAGCGTTACCCTGATGGCCAGGAGTACTCCGGAGGCCGGTGGGATCTGTCATCGACAATGAGATCCTAATGTACCTGCGCTCCATCAAACGCTCGCGCACGGAGGTGAGCCTGAACGACCCTATAGGAGTCGACAAGGAGGGGAACGAGATAACCCTCCTGGATGTTCTCGGCACAGATGAGGATTCTGTGCCCGAGATCGTGGGCCAGCGTTGCGAAATGAAGATGCTGCTAGACAAGATCGGCCAGCTGGAGACCAGCGACAGGGCAGTGCTGGAGCTAAGGTATGGATTGAGGGATGGGTTTCGCCGTACCCAGCGGGAGATCGCCAAGGTCCTGGGGATTTCCCGGTCCTACGTCTCGCGCATCGAGAAGAGAGCGATCCAGGCCATCACGCGCTCCCTGGAGACGGGATCCGGGCTAAAAGGGGTCTAGCGAAGTCCCTCACCTTGAAGGATAGCACTGCGAAAGAGGAGAAATGGTATCATCAACGCAATGAAGTACAGGTGGTGGATGCTGTCCATGTTGCGGCTGCTGTGCCCTGCTTCCTATGTGTCGTCCATCTTCGACGTTGATGTGAAGGCCCTGGCTGGCACAGGGGTGAAGGGAATAATACTCGATCTGGACAACACCCTAATTCACTGGAGGTCTGATACGCCGGGGCCAGAGGTCCTGGACTGGTTCAAGATGCTGAAGGCCAGGGGCCTCCAGGCCTGCATAGTGTCAAACAACATGGGCCCCAGGGTGAGACACCTGGCGGGAATCTTCGGCATCCCCTGCATTCCCCGAGCTGCAAAACCCCGGCGCCGTGCGTTCCGCGAGGCAATGGATATCATGGGCACATCGCCTCAGGAGACAGCCGTGGTCGGGGACCAGGTGTTCACGGACATCCTGGGAGCCAACCGCCTTGGTCTCCTCAGCGTCCTGGTGGTTCCCATAAGCAGCCGGGAGTTTATCGGAACCCGGCTGGTGAGGGTCGTTGAGCGACTGGTCTTGTTCCATCTTGCTCGCAAAGGAATGCTGACCCCCCCCTCCTTTCGTTGTGAGCCGCCGCCAGAGAATAACTGATTTCTTCCCAGCCCTCCATAGAATGACACATCTTGACATTATGGGGCAGCTATAATTTAGGAAAAACCTGTAGTGTTTGGGGAGGGAATGACTTGCTCAGGGTCCTGCTGGCCGACGATTGTGCTGCGTTCCGTTCCGTTCTTCGTGAGTACCTCCTAATGTTTCCCCTGGATTTCGCTCTTGCTGCCGAAGCCTGTGATGGGCACGAGGTTGTCAAGTGGGCGCAGATGACCAACCCCGATGTCATAGTCGTGGATGTGAAGATGCCAGGCATCGACGGCCTGGAGGCGGTTCGCCTCCTCCGTGCCTCCGGCCTTCAATCTAATATTATCGTCTGCACAAGCTTTGACTCTGAGGAGGTCCTCGCCCAGGCCTTGGAGGCTGGGGCTGACGCTTATCTCAAGAAGCCCATCGATTTCGGGGGGCTAGGGGATCTCATGAAGAAAGGCCGGCGAAACCCGGTCTTGAGCTTCCAAAGCAACCACTGCGGGGGCGGGACAAGGATTACGATGGGGACTGTAGAAATCTAGCGAAAGGTTTTCCGGAAGGGATGAGGCTCCTTGGATGTGGATGCCTTGCTCCGACAGGCCGTTGCAGCCGGTGCGTCTGACCTTCACATTACGGTTCAGAGTCCTCCCGTGGCCCGGGTTCACGGCAAGTTGACACGCTTGGATGGGCCGGCCCTCAGGCCCGAGGACACTGAGGGCGCGCTGAGGCACATCCTCAGCCAGGAACAATGGGATCGGTTCATGGACAGGGGTGGGTTGGAGTTCTCTTACAGCGCTTCTGAGATGGGCAGGTTCCGGGTCAGCGCCTACAGCCAGAGAGGGAGCGTCGCCTTGGCCATTAGGGTGATACCCCACTCGATTCCCCAGGCAGAGGAGATCGGGCTTCCCCGGTGCGTGATGGACTTGGCCATGGGACCCAAGGGCCTGCTGGTGATTACCGGGTCCGACCGGAGCGGCAAGTCCACTACGGCCGCAGCCGTGATAGGAGTGATAAACGCCGCTCGGGATGCGCACGTAATCACCCTGGAGGATCCCATTGAGTACCTGCACCGCCATGACAGGAGCCTGGTGAACCAGAGGGAGATAGGAGTGGATGTTCCGTCCTCTCGGGCGGCGCTGCGCTCTGCCCTGCGGCAGGACCCCGATGTTATCTTCTTGAGTCACATAAGGGATGCCGACACCGCCAGGTTGGCGCTGGCTGCTGCGGAAACCAGCAGCCTGGTAATGTGCATTCTTTCTGAGGCGGGAGTCTCCGCTGCCATTGAGTTCTTCCTGGGCATACTTGGCTCGAGCCAGCGCGACCGGGTAAGGGTACAACTGGCCTCGGTGCTGAGGGGCGTCGTGTACCAGGAACTCCTTCCCCGGATGGATATTCCTGGGCGTGTTGCCGCCTTTGAGGTCCTGCTGGCTACGCCAGCTGTAAGGGACCTCATCAGGGAAAACAGGGTTCACCAGGTACAATCAGCCATACAGACTGGGGCCCGCCACGGGATGGTATCCCTGAAAGCCTCCCTGCAGGATCTTCTCTCCAGGGGAAAGATAAGCGAGGAGGACTACCATTTTCGGGCTCGCGGCCTTGATCACTTCGAATCACACTGAAATGCCCTGGGCAGTGATGGAAGGCCGCGTGCCAACATGCGCTGACCTGTTGGCCCGTGGCGCCCCAGGCTAGGGATGGTGTTGCGCAACTATGCGACGGGTAGGTTTGGAGATCTCACGTGGATATTGACAGGGCAGGCATAGTACAGGGAGTGGAGGTTCGCAGGGACCTTATCTGGGACCTCAGCCGGCGCATCTACCAGCACCCGGAGATGGGCTATTCAGAGACCCTGGCTTCG
Above is a genomic segment from Bacillota bacterium containing:
- a CDS encoding small multi-drug export protein, which translates into the protein MGLDSLVAPAMGIKEALAVLWVAAMPVMELRAAIPLAFSLGFRPVEAYLLGVLGSLLPVPVLLLLLRPAVAYLKTKSRFRRVVRYLYGRAKGLQGFLDRYGLVGLCIFVAVPLPSTGAWTGALAASLLGMRLGSSMLAIAAGTAIAGAIVTLLSWYAFTVP
- a CDS encoding penicillin-binding protein 2, encoding MARSRIAITLSIVVLLYAFLGSRLYGWQVTLGGALREMAVSQRRVTLPVQASRGRVLGRNGFDLSCPEQGWALMIFPGGLTDPDRFARDHAARLGLKISDLSDSLTATLSPFVLARGLEHQEAMAMVSGQWRGALAVPVGQRYGRLSMARHLVGHVRSSDGKGAAGVEASLDRYLDTTGATTITVSVDANHGLIPGLGFSLDEAAAPVTDVVLTIDEGFQRVVETAMDRAVKKGAVVILDVATGEVLALASRPNYRQDEVSACLGVPGAPLVNRAVSAFAPGSVFKVVVAAAALEGGLGPARYLCNGEVDVDGLVFGCYLRNEGGHGEIDLTEALAQSCNVAFIKMASLMEPGGLPGYSAGLGIGQGGFLGVPEETSGSLPNLYDLGPRGLANFAIGQGQLLVTPLEMARVVAAVANDGLMVEPWLVLEIRAQDGETLYRGAPPRAEQVMSPQTAAHLRVALGVATTQGTGRRAFVEGAGAAGKTGTAETGRRDASGESAAHAWFVGYFPMDEPRYSVAVLVEEGMSGPLVAAPVFREIAQGIMALRSPRGLAAWPGPGCSQEIPVLAVHSLAQR
- a CDS encoding sigma-70 family RNA polymerase sigma factor, producing MALVAGIIQAWRFFMGSLANSRSFQQPLSDNEEAVCLAQMRAGSTAAKNTLVERNLRLVAHLVKKFDNTGQDTDDLISIGTIGLIKAINTFNPDKGTRLATYAARCIENEASMT
- a CDS encoding recombinase family protein, whose amino-acid sequence is MNAAIYLRVSSDEQAEHGHSLAFQREECVRRARELGATGVEVYSDEGVSGAVLARPGLDALRSRVRGHGVQAVVVWDPDRLARRLTHQLFLTEEIEAHCCLVFVNLKRDDSPEGQLFYQLRGAISQYEREKIRERTSAGRRQKARSGKLPFAMEPYGYRYDPGRSNLEVVEAEARVVQRLFRDYVFFQGGFSHLARCLTEEGMPTRRGAQAWHRQTIKQILMNPVYRGVYYANRRDMSGVSLNKYREEGKTWGRLRPQGDWIPVEVPAIVSQDLWQEAQETMERSRRLRHRSDYLLSGLLKCGACGGPMVGTRLSVWGKRVRHYTCRRSSSAKGLACQRSVKAEALEQAVWSRVTPWLGDRCLLERHLLRLRQTPGRHGRERAGMELERVQRSRKQILLAMELGLAAGADALSSLERLKEREGALLQGEPRATPGPGEEIEGVLSVLEAGLPLEVKRAIVRCLVAGIEVGERSVTLMARSTPEAGGICHRQ
- a CDS encoding sigma-70 family RNA polymerase sigma factor, producing the protein MGSVIDNEILMYLRSIKRSRTEVSLNDPIGVDKEGNEITLLDVLGTDEDSVPEIVGQRCEMKMLLDKIGQLETSDRAVLELRYGLRDGFRRTQREIAKVLGISRSYVSRIEKRAIQAITRSLETGSGLKGV
- a CDS encoding YqeG family HAD IIIA-type phosphatase, giving the protein MLRLLCPASYVSSIFDVDVKALAGTGVKGIILDLDNTLIHWRSDTPGPEVLDWFKMLKARGLQACIVSNNMGPRVRHLAGIFGIPCIPRAAKPRRRAFREAMDIMGTSPQETAVVGDQVFTDILGANRLGLLSVLVVPISSREFIGTRLVRVVERLVLFHLARKGMLTPPSFRCEPPPENN
- a CDS encoding response regulator transcription factor, whose product is MLRVLLADDCAAFRSVLREYLLMFPLDFALAAEACDGHEVVKWAQMTNPDVIVVDVKMPGIDGLEAVRLLRASGLQSNIIVCTSFDSEEVLAQALEAGADAYLKKPIDFGGLGDLMKKGRRNPVLSFQSNHCGGGTRITMGTVEI
- a CDS encoding PilT/PilU family type 4a pilus ATPase is translated as MDALLRQAVAAGASDLHITVQSPPVARVHGKLTRLDGPALRPEDTEGALRHILSQEQWDRFMDRGGLEFSYSASEMGRFRVSAYSQRGSVALAIRVIPHSIPQAEEIGLPRCVMDLAMGPKGLLVITGSDRSGKSTTAAAVIGVINAARDAHVITLEDPIEYLHRHDRSLVNQREIGVDVPSSRAALRSALRQDPDVIFLSHIRDADTARLALAAAETSSLVMCILSEAGVSAAIEFFLGILGSSQRDRVRVQLASVLRGVVYQELLPRMDIPGRVAAFEVLLATPAVRDLIRENRVHQVQSAIQTGARHGMVSLKASLQDLLSRGKISEEDYHFRARGLDHFESH